A portion of the Lolium rigidum isolate FL_2022 chromosome 1, APGP_CSIRO_Lrig_0.1, whole genome shotgun sequence genome contains these proteins:
- the LOC124707237 gene encoding tuliposide A-converting enzyme b2, amyloplastic-like yields MAPSSDAACPSEVEMELFPFIRVYKNGNIERLFGTRTVPASVDATTGVASKDVTIDPATGLSVRLYLPAAAAGGSAKKLPVLVYVHGGGFMVESAASPTYHRYLNALSARAGAIAVSVEYRRAPEHPLPAAYDDSLAALAWAVDACTAGPAGPEPWLAAHGDASRVFLAGDSAGGNIAHNVALRAAAEGAAIAGVMLLHPFFWDPSNTMSPELEVRIRREWAFTCARPDAEVDDPRICPTAAGASARLAAMPCGRVMVAVAENDFLAPKGRAYHAALLASGWRGEAELVDTPAQGHVFHLLRPCTEAATEMLGRVADFISRA; encoded by the coding sequence ATGGCTCCCAGCAGCGATGCCGCCTGCCCCAGCGAGGTCGAGATGGAGCTCTTCCCCTTCATCCGCGTCTACAAGAATGGCAACATCGAGCGCCTGTTCGGCACGCGCACCGTGCCGGCGTCCGTCGACGCCACCACGGGCGTGGCCTCCAAGGACGTCACCATCGACCCGGCCACCGGCCTCTCCGTCCGCCTCTACCTCCCGGCAGCCGCCGCAGGCGGCAGCGCCAAGAAGCTGCCCGTCCTCGTGTACGTCCACGGCGGCGGCTTCATGGTCGAGTCGGCGGCCTCCCCGACGTACCACCGCTACCTCAACGCCCTCTCCGCCCGAGCCGGCGCCATCGCCGTGTCCGTCGAGTACCGCCGCGCGCCGGAGCACCCGCTCCCAGCCGCCTACGACGACTCCTTGGCGGCGCTCGCGTGGGCGGTTGACGCCTGCACCGCCGGTCCCGCGGGTCCGGAGCCGTGGCTCGCGGCGCACGGGGACGCGTCCCGCGTGTTCCTCGCCGGCGACAGCGCGGGCGGCAACATCGCGCACAACGTCGCCCTGCGCGCCGCGGCCGAGGGCGCGGCGATCGCCGGCGTGATGCTGCTGCACCCTTTTTTCTGGGACCCGTCGAACACCATGTCGCCGGAGCTGGAGGTCAGGATCCGCCGCGAGTGGGCGTTCACGTGCGCGCGCCCCGACGCCGAGGTGGACGACCCGAGGATCTGCCCGACGGCCGCCGGAGCTTCGGCGCGGCTCGCGGCGATGCCGTGCGGGAGGGTgatggtggccgtggcggagaACGACTTCCTGGCGCCCAAGGGGCGGGCGTACCACGCGGCGCTGCTGGCGAGCGGGTGGCGCGGGGAGGCCGAGCTGGTGGACACGCCGGCGCAGGGCCACGTGTTCCACCTGCTGCGACCGTGCACGGAGGCGGCCACCGAGATGTTGGGCCGCGTCGCGGATTTCATTTCTCGTGCTTGA